The Terriglobus roseus region CAATCCAGAGTGCCGTTGCGCCTAATGTGCTGATGCGTAGAGTGGCGTTGCCGTAGCGGGTCCCGAAGGTGGTGATCCATCCGCTGAGGCATGTCTCGACGCCGCCGTAGAGAAGAAGCATTGCGGCAAAGGAGAGGAATGCGGTGCGGGGTAGTTGGCTTTTGGTTTGCTGCGTCTGTTCTTGCTCTTGCGAAAGGCCGCCACGAACAGACCATGCAGCCCATGAAAGGACGATGACGAACAGCACTGTGACAGCGCCAAGAACAACCGGTAGCGATATGGACGATAAGATGCTTCCGAGAAGGAAAGGCGCGGTGACTGCACCGAGGCTCCAGGTGAAGTTGATAAGTGCCAGCGCGGAGCTTCGCTGTTCTTGGAAACGCTGTGCTGCCAAAAGGTTTACCGATGTGAGCATTTGGCCCACACCGAAACCGAGGGGGACGAGTGCTGCCGCATCCCAGAGAACGCCTGCATGCAGCCCGGAGCATAGCGCCAGGAATAGGAAGCCAGCGGTTGCGGCGGCTAGTCCCCGAACGAGACAGTAGTACAGGCGATGCGACGTGGTGATGCCACCGAAGAATGCGCCGATAAATTGTGCCGTGAAAAAGAGGCCGCTGCCGGAGTCGGTGGCGTGGGCGCTGGCTGCGAGCGCCGGAAGGACAGGGCCAAGGAAGACGGTGCCGAATCCTGAGAACAGCATGGCCGCGTGAAAAAGTGAAAGAGACGGCTCCGGCGTGCGCTCGGCTGGCGCAGCCTGTAATGCGGGCATGGTTCCTCCTGGCTGGCCGTCGCCCTTTGGCGCTCGACTGCCTGTTACCTTTCGCAACGTATCATGGATAGTATGAAGTGGTTTTTCCGGAATGCTGTTTTTGCCGTTGTTCTGATTGCGGTTGCAGGGCTGGCGGGCTGCGGTAAGTCGACGGAGCGGCTGGGTAGCGCGACGCAGACCTTCACCATTAAAGGCACTGTGCTGGCTGTGGATCAGGAAAAGGGAGAACTCACGCTGCAGCATGACGCTGTTCCTGGCTTCATGGAAGCCATGACCATGCCGTACAAGTTGGAGCGACCTGAGATGGCGAAGGAGTTTCATCCCGGCGACATTATTCGCGCGCGTTTGTTGGTGGATAAAGATTCCGACGGCATTTATCACCATCCACGGCTGAATGAGATTGCCATTCTGGCGCAGAAGCATCTTGATGTGACGCCGACGGCGAACTATCACGTTCCCACGAAGGGTGATGCGATCCCTGATTTTGAGATGACAGATCAGGATGGAAAGCCATTCCGCTTTGCTTCGTTGAAGGGCAAAGCAGTTTTGTTGACGTTCATCTACACGCGTTGTCCCATTGGGGATTACTGCCCGAAGATGAGCCGCAACTTTCAGGCGATTCGCGGCATGATGCAGAACGATGCCGCCGTGCGCGACCATGCGGATTTTGTTTCTGCATCGTTTGATCCTGCGTTTGATACGGCAAGTGTGTTGCGTGCCTATGGAAAGAACTACGTGGGCAGCAATGATTTTTCGCACTGGCAGTTTGTTCGCCCGAAGGATGACAAGACTCTGAAGGCGATGGAGCAATTCTTCAACCTGGGCGCCACACCGGAAAGCAACGGCAGCCTGACGCATTCATTATCGACAGTTTTGATTGATCGTGACGGGCATATCTCAGAGTGGTTTCCGGGCAACGCGTGGAGCCCTGCGGATGTCTACGCAAAGATGAAAGCACTTACCGCGAAGTAACGCGCGGCTGTTTCAACGATCGCAAAGACGCCCATTAGGGAGGGGCACAGACACATGGGTTCTATGGGATCGATGGGTGGTGGAAGACATCTTCATAATGCGGAACGCACTGCGCGGAATCCTTCACGTGCTATTTCTGCGGAGATGACGCGCAAGAAGAAATTACCTCCTATGAAGCGTGTATTGCCGGAGGTGATGAAGCTGGTGAAGCCGCGGCTTCCGCTGCTGATCTTCAGCTTTTTTGTTCTCATCATCAATCGCGTATGCGGGTTGGTGCTGCCTGCGTCGACCCGGTTTCTGATTGACAACGTGATGCGGCAACATGAGATGTCGCTGTTGCCAAAGATTGTTGCAGCCGTTGCAAGCGCGACGATTCTGCAGGGCATTACGACCTATGCGTTGACACAGACGCTATCCAAGGAAGGACAAAAGCTGATCGCAGAGATGCGTGTGAGAGTTCAGGCGCACATCGGCAGACTTCCGGTGAAGTACTACGACGAGAATCGTTCGGGCACGCTGGTTGCGCGCATCATGACGGATGTGGAAGGCGTGCGCAACATCATTGGCACCGGCCTTGTGGACTTTGTGGGTGCGCTGCTAACGGCGGGGCTTTCCTTCATCTATCTGATGCGACTCTCCACTGGCATGACGCTATTGAGCTTTGCCATCTTGGGCATGTTCGGATTGGTGATCTTCCGCGCGTTCAAGGTGATTCGTCCCATCTTCCGTGAACGCGGTGCCATTAACGCTGAGGTCACGGGAAGGCTTACGGAATCGCTTGGCGGTGTACGCGTGGTGAAGGGGTATCACGCAGAGGCAGCAGAGGCGAAGGTGTTTGCTGCGGGTGCAGAACGTCTGCTGAAGAACGTGATCAGTTCGCTGACGGCGCAATCGGTGATGGCGCTTACATCGCAGGTGATGATGGGTGTTGTTGGTGCGCTGATTATGTATCTTGGCGCGCGTCAGGTGGCATCAGGACATCTCACGACTGGCGGCTATGTCACTTACACCATGTTCCTGACGTTCATGGTGGCTCCGCTCATGAGCATGGTCAACATTGGCACGCAGATCACAGAGGCGCTGGCTGGTCTTGATCGTACTGCGGAGATCATGAATGAGCACGACGAAGATGCAGCGCCGCGCAGGTCAACAGAACTTGGCCCTATTACCGGCGACGTGATCTTTCAGGATGTTCACTTTGAATATGAGCCGGGCAAGGAAGTGTTGCATGGCATCACCTTTGAAGCAGAGCCTGGTTCTGTGACTGCGCTGGTGGGATCGTCTGGCTCTGGTAAATCGACCATCATCTCGCTGGTGTGTGCTTTCCATGATGCGACGACCGGACAGGTGCTGGTGGATGGGGTGGATCTGTCGACGGTGCGCCTGGATAGTTTCCGTTCGCAGTTAGGCGTGGTGTTGCAGGAGACTTTCCTGTTCGATGGAACGATTCGCGACAACGTGAAGTTTTCACGGCCCGATGCAACGGAGGAACAGTTTCTGGAGGCTTGCCGCATCGCACGTGTCGATGAGTTTGCGGAGAACTTCGCTGAAGGATACGAAACGATTGTTGGTGAGCGCGGTGTGAAGCTATCCGGCGGTCAGCGGCAGCGTCTTTCGATTGCCCGCGCGATCC contains the following coding sequences:
- a CDS encoding MFS transporter — translated: MPALQAAPAERTPEPSLSLFHAAMLFSGFGTVFLGPVLPALAASAHATDSGSGLFFTAQFIGAFFGGITTSHRLYYCLVRGLAAATAGFLFLALCSGLHAGVLWDAAALVPLGFGVGQMLTSVNLLAAQRFQEQRSSALALINFTWSLGAVTAPFLLGSILSSISLPVVLGAVTVLFVIVLSWAAWSVRGGLSQEQEQTQQTKSQLPRTAFLSFAAMLLLYGGVETCLSGWITTFGTRYGNATLRISTLGATALWIGITGGRALAPLLLKFLRERVFLIATLSSATAIVALLSRSSGAMSITLLSALLGLSLAPWFPLVLSTMLGRGASARETGIIIALSGIGAAILPLLLGVVSRSTGSLRTALAIPITGLLLLILLAVFTRSSTHAKSV
- a CDS encoding SCO family protein encodes the protein MKWFFRNAVFAVVLIAVAGLAGCGKSTERLGSATQTFTIKGTVLAVDQEKGELTLQHDAVPGFMEAMTMPYKLERPEMAKEFHPGDIIRARLLVDKDSDGIYHHPRLNEIAILAQKHLDVTPTANYHVPTKGDAIPDFEMTDQDGKPFRFASLKGKAVLLTFIYTRCPIGDYCPKMSRNFQAIRGMMQNDAAVRDHADFVSASFDPAFDTASVLRAYGKNYVGSNDFSHWQFVRPKDDKTLKAMEQFFNLGATPESNGSLTHSLSTVLIDRDGHISEWFPGNAWSPADVYAKMKALTAK
- a CDS encoding ABC transporter ATP-binding protein, producing MGSMGSMGGGRHLHNAERTARNPSRAISAEMTRKKKLPPMKRVLPEVMKLVKPRLPLLIFSFFVLIINRVCGLVLPASTRFLIDNVMRQHEMSLLPKIVAAVASATILQGITTYALTQTLSKEGQKLIAEMRVRVQAHIGRLPVKYYDENRSGTLVARIMTDVEGVRNIIGTGLVDFVGALLTAGLSFIYLMRLSTGMTLLSFAILGMFGLVIFRAFKVIRPIFRERGAINAEVTGRLTESLGGVRVVKGYHAEAAEAKVFAAGAERLLKNVISSLTAQSVMALTSQVMMGVVGALIMYLGARQVASGHLTTGGYVTYTMFLTFMVAPLMSMVNIGTQITEALAGLDRTAEIMNEHDEDAAPRRSTELGPITGDVIFQDVHFEYEPGKEVLHGITFEAEPGSVTALVGSSGSGKSTIISLVCAFHDATTGQVLVDGVDLSTVRLDSFRSQLGVVLQETFLFDGTIRDNVKFSRPDATEEQFLEACRIARVDEFAENFAEGYETIVGERGVKLSGGQRQRLSIARAILADPRILILDEATSSLDSESEAMIQQGLNHLMQGRTTFVIAHRLSTIRNANQILVIEAGRIVERGTHAELYVLHGRYRELYDRQHGLEQNLFLAPGEEPVPVE